In Deltaproteobacteria bacterium, the following proteins share a genomic window:
- the hemL gene encoding glutamate-1-semialdehyde 2,1-aminomutase — translation MASRTRKPAAVSTKRSAKALRRAQNQFPGGVNSPVRAFGNVGGTPRFIARARGAYLTDIDHNMLVDYVGSWGPMILGHADPRVVKALREAAGRGTSYGAPTEAESELARIIQSFFPSLEMMRFTSSGTEAAMGALRAARGFTGRDKIIKFEGCYHGHADYLLVKAGSGALTFGVPDSAGIPAAMAGLTLTARYNDAAHVEGLLKANAGEVAAVIVEPVAGNMGCVPPVPGFLESLRTLSRKHGALLVFDEVMTGFRVSAGGAQELYGIRPDLTCLGKIVGGGMPLGVYGGRREIMEKIAPLGPVYQAGTLSGNPMAVAAGIATLKQLRPSLYKRIDNYGERLEHGYRELLARHRLTAAFNRVGSMFTLFLGVGKVNSFETAARNDRDQFRRYFHRMLELGIYLPPSPFEAAFVSAAHGSREYQRTIRAADDALGLLNGA, via the coding sequence ATGGCATCCAGAACGCGTAAACCTGCTGCAGTCTCCACAAAACGGTCGGCCAAGGCGCTGCGCCGCGCCCAGAACCAGTTCCCGGGCGGGGTTAACTCTCCCGTCCGAGCATTCGGAAACGTGGGCGGCACTCCCCGGTTCATCGCCCGGGCACGCGGGGCCTACCTCACTGACATCGATCACAACATGCTGGTGGACTACGTGGGCTCCTGGGGGCCGATGATCCTGGGACACGCCGATCCGCGAGTCGTGAAAGCGCTCCGCGAGGCCGCCGGACGAGGCACCAGCTATGGCGCCCCGACGGAAGCGGAAAGCGAACTTGCCCGCATCATCCAGTCGTTTTTCCCGTCACTGGAGATGATGAGATTCACTTCGTCGGGAACAGAGGCTGCAATGGGGGCGCTCCGGGCCGCCCGCGGCTTCACCGGCCGCGACAAGATCATCAAGTTCGAAGGATGCTACCACGGCCATGCCGACTACCTGCTCGTCAAGGCCGGGAGCGGCGCCCTCACGTTCGGCGTGCCTGATTCGGCTGGCATTCCCGCCGCGATGGCCGGGCTGACCCTGACGGCCCGCTACAATGATGCCGCCCACGTCGAGGGACTCCTCAAGGCCAATGCCGGCGAGGTGGCAGCTGTGATTGTGGAACCGGTCGCCGGGAACATGGGGTGTGTCCCCCCCGTGCCGGGATTCCTCGAATCGCTGCGGACGCTCTCCAGAAAGCACGGCGCGCTGCTCGTCTTCGACGAAGTGATGACCGGCTTCCGGGTTTCGGCCGGGGGAGCACAGGAACTCTACGGCATCCGGCCGGACCTCACCTGCCTTGGCAAGATCGTGGGAGGCGGAATGCCGCTCGGAGTTTACGGCGGACGCCGGGAGATCATGGAAAAGATCGCTCCACTGGGTCCGGTCTACCAGGCCGGCACCCTGTCGGGGAATCCGATGGCCGTCGCCGCCGGTATCGCCACGCTGAAACAGCTCCGGCCCAGCCTTTACAAGCGGATCGACAACTACGGGGAGCGGCTGGAACACGGCTACCGTGAACTGCTGGCCAGGCACCGTCTCACGGCGGCGTTTAACCGCGTGGGTTCGATGTTCACGCTGTTCCTCGGCGTCGGAAAGGTAAATAGCTTCGAGACAGCCGCCCGGAACGACCGTGACCAGTTCCGCCGCTATTTCCACCGGATGCTGGAACTGGGCATCTACCTGCCGCCGAGCCCCTTCGAGGCGGCCTTCGTGTCGGCCGCCCACGGCAGCCGCGAATACCAGCGGACGATTCGTGCCGCGGATGACGCACTCGGCCTGCTAAATGGGGCTTAA
- a CDS encoding DUF4124 domain-containing protein, whose product MMTQKYPMGMTSAAILAAMCLLLAAGSAGAKMYKYTDDDGQVHVVDSMNKVPPKYRQQMELRRPAGVPSAPPAEEAKTEGGEEGAAKPAEGEAAKEGEKKPDGPVKDEKYWRGRIEKCERDLRTVEHREGLLSEELTGAEAGAEERFKELEKTRAQLQDFRRQCAAIREEGRKAGAPAGWLR is encoded by the coding sequence ATGATGACGCAGAAATATCCAATGGGCATGACCAGTGCGGCCATTCTGGCCGCCATGTGTTTGCTGCTTGCTGCCGGGTCAGCCGGCGCGAAAATGTACAAATATACTGATGATGACGGGCAAGTACATGTCGTCGATTCCATGAACAAGGTGCCACCGAAATACCGGCAGCAGATGGAACTCCGCCGTCCGGCTGGAGTGCCGTCTGCTCCACCCGCCGAGGAGGCAAAGACGGAGGGCGGAGAGGAGGGCGCCGCCAAACCGGCCGAGGGGGAAGCTGCCAAGGAAGGCGAGAAGAAGCCGGATGGTCCGGTCAAAGATGAAAAATACTGGCGGGGGCGGATCGAGAAGTGCGAGCGCGACCTCCGTACGGTCGAGCACCGCGAGGGTCTGCTCAGTGAGGAACTCACGGGTGCCGAGGCCGGTGCCGAGGAGCGTTTCAAGGAACTCGAAAAGACCCGGGCGCAGCTCCAGGATTTCAGGCGGCAGTGCGCCGCCATCCGTGAGGAAGGGCGCAAGGCCGGAGCACCTGCGGGCTGGCTCCGCTGA
- the gcvH gene encoding glycine cleavage system protein GcvH: protein MAKVPKHLKYTEDHFWCDIEDDSTVRIGITAFAAERLGEILSITLPAEGDAVEASGDCGELESEEKGSTELIAPLTGEVQAVNSDLIENPSLLVDDPWEDGWLFTLTPDDASEIKDLKTAEEYRELIEHLESEE, encoded by the coding sequence ATGGCAAAGGTTCCCAAGCATCTCAAATATACCGAGGATCATTTCTGGTGCGATATCGAGGATGACTCGACCGTGCGCATCGGTATTACTGCTTTCGCTGCCGAGCGGCTGGGGGAGATCCTCTCCATAACATTGCCGGCCGAGGGCGATGCCGTGGAGGCCAGCGGCGACTGCGGCGAACTGGAAAGCGAAGAGAAAGGCTCAACCGAGCTGATCGCCCCTCTCACCGGGGAGGTCCAGGCGGTCAACTCCGACCTGATAGAAAACCCCTCGCTGCTGGTGGATGATCCGTGGGAAGACGGATGGCTGTTCACCCTGACGCCTGACGACGCTTCCGAGATCAAGGATCTCAAGACTGCCGAGGAATACCGGGAACTGATCGAACACCTGGAGAGCGAAGAGTAG
- the dnaK gene encoding molecular chaperone DnaK, whose translation MGKMIGIDLGTTNSCVAVMEGGEAKVIANQEGSRTTPSVVAYTKDGEIIAGQAARRQAIMNPQNTIYSSKRFIGRKMKEIPEREKKVPYQLIGADNGDVWFKVHDRKLAPPEVSAQVLGKLKAAAEAYLGEPVTEAVITVPAYFNDSQRQATKDAGRIAGLDVKRIINEPTAAALAYGIDKKKEEKIAVYDLGGGTFDISVLEVGDGVVEVKATNGDTLLGGDDFDHVVMQWLVDEFKKSNGMDVSNDPMVMQRLKEAAEKAKIELSSTKETEVSLPFLTADNTGPKHLNVTLTRARFEEMVRPLVERTLEPCRKALADAGLSTSQIDEVVMVGGSTRTPMVIEAVKKFFGKEPNRSVNPDEVVAVGAAIQGGVLQGDKSVKDVLLLDVTPLSLGIETLGGVSTKLIERNTTIPTRKTEVFSTASDSQTSVEIHVLQGERELAEHNKTLGRFHLTGLPQAPRGVPQIEVTFDLDANGILSVSAKDRATGKEQQIKITASSGLSKDEIDKMVKDAEANAAEDKKRREEIDERNRLDGSVAQLEKLLADNKEKLPATEVVEIEKAVADAKVALDSRDADKIRAANEELTRVSHKAAELMYKNAQAAGTPPPGGGNGEPAAEEKTGKDGKVVDADFRDVN comes from the coding sequence ATGGGCAAGATGATCGGTATCGACCTCGGCACGACCAATTCGTGCGTCGCCGTGATGGAAGGCGGCGAGGCGAAGGTGATCGCCAACCAGGAGGGCTCGCGGACAACCCCGTCCGTGGTTGCCTACACAAAGGATGGCGAGATCATCGCGGGGCAGGCTGCCCGCCGTCAGGCGATCATGAACCCGCAGAACACGATCTATTCGTCCAAGCGGTTCATCGGCCGCAAGATGAAGGAAATCCCCGAGCGGGAAAAGAAGGTTCCCTACCAGCTCATCGGCGCCGACAATGGCGACGTGTGGTTCAAGGTCCATGACCGCAAGCTGGCGCCGCCGGAAGTGAGTGCGCAGGTGCTCGGCAAACTCAAGGCGGCTGCCGAGGCCTATCTTGGCGAGCCCGTGACCGAAGCCGTTATCACCGTTCCGGCCTACTTCAACGATTCGCAGCGCCAGGCAACCAAGGATGCCGGGCGCATCGCTGGCCTCGACGTCAAGCGGATCATCAACGAGCCGACGGCAGCAGCCCTCGCCTACGGAATCGACAAGAAGAAAGAAGAAAAGATCGCTGTCTATGACCTTGGCGGCGGCACTTTCGATATCTCCGTGCTCGAAGTGGGTGACGGCGTTGTCGAGGTGAAGGCCACCAACGGCGACACGCTGCTCGGCGGCGACGATTTCGACCATGTGGTCATGCAGTGGCTTGTGGACGAGTTCAAGAAGAGCAACGGCATGGACGTCTCGAACGATCCGATGGTCATGCAGCGGCTCAAGGAAGCGGCTGAAAAGGCCAAGATCGAACTGTCCTCCACCAAGGAGACGGAGGTCAGCCTGCCGTTTCTAACCGCCGACAACACTGGCCCCAAGCATCTCAACGTGACACTGACCCGCGCCCGGTTCGAGGAAATGGTCCGCCCCCTCGTCGAGCGCACGTTGGAACCCTGCCGCAAGGCTCTGGCCGACGCAGGGCTTTCCACCAGCCAGATCGACGAGGTGGTAATGGTGGGCGGATCCACCCGCACACCGATGGTGATCGAAGCGGTCAAGAAGTTCTTCGGCAAGGAGCCCAACCGTTCGGTGAACCCCGATGAGGTGGTCGCTGTGGGTGCGGCGATCCAGGGCGGCGTGCTACAGGGCGACAAGTCGGTGAAGGACGTGCTCCTCCTCGACGTGACGCCACTGTCGCTCGGCATCGAAACGCTGGGCGGCGTCAGCACCAAGCTGATCGAGCGGAATACGACCATCCCGACCCGCAAGACCGAGGTGTTCTCCACCGCTTCAGACAGCCAGACATCGGTGGAGATCCACGTCCTCCAGGGCGAGCGCGAACTGGCCGAGCACAACAAGACCCTGGGCCGGTTCCATCTGACCGGACTGCCACAAGCCCCTCGCGGGGTGCCACAGATCGAGGTCACCTTCGACCTCGATGCCAACGGCATCCTGTCGGTTTCAGCCAAGGACCGTGCCACGGGCAAGGAACAGCAGATCAAGATCACCGCGTCGAGCGGCCTGTCGAAGGACGAGATCGACAAGATGGTCAAGGATGCCGAAGCAAATGCGGCCGAGGACAAGAAACGGCGCGAGGAGATCGATGAGCGCAACCGGCTCGACGGCTCGGTCGCGCAGCTGGAAAAGCTGCTGGCCGATAACAAGGAAAAGCTGCCGGCTACGGAAGTGGTCGAGATCGAAAAGGCCGTCGCCGATGCCAAGGTGGCGCTCGACTCACGCGACGCGGACAAGATCCGTGCGGCCAACGAGGAACTGACCCGGGTTTCCCACAAAGCTGCCGAGCTGATGTACAAGAACGCCCAGGCCGCAGGTACGCCGCCTCCCGGCGGCGGCAACGGCGAGCCCGCAGCAGAGGAGAAGACCGGCAAGGACGGCAAGGTCGTCGATGCCGACTTCCGCGACGTGAACTAA
- a CDS encoding branched-chain amino acid transaminase — translation MVDKLKKIWMNGKLVDWDNAQVHVLSHALHYGTSVFEGVRSYELADGGRGVFRLKEHTKRLFESARILLMTIPYTEDQINDAILETLKANDVKGAYIRPIAFIGEGAMGLYAVNNPVTVSISCWVWGAYLGEEGVRNGIRGKVSSYARMHVNTHMTKSKAGGNYINSILAKREVSLAGYEEAIMLDTDGYVSECSGENIYVVKDGVIKTPPLTAVLNGITRNSVIRIARDEGLTLVEGRFTRDEMYVADEVFMSGTAAELTPIREIDDRPVGTGKPGPVTKLLQERYRQAVTGALPKYADWVTRF, via the coding sequence ATGGTGGACAAGCTCAAGAAAATCTGGATGAACGGCAAGCTGGTGGACTGGGACAATGCCCAGGTCCATGTGCTGTCCCATGCCCTGCACTACGGAACGAGCGTATTCGAGGGCGTCCGGTCGTACGAGCTGGCTGATGGGGGACGGGGCGTGTTCCGGCTCAAGGAACACACCAAACGCCTGTTCGAGTCGGCCCGGATCCTCCTGATGACGATCCCGTATACCGAGGACCAGATCAATGATGCGATTCTGGAAACCCTGAAGGCGAACGACGTGAAGGGTGCCTATATCCGCCCGATCGCGTTTATCGGCGAGGGGGCCATGGGCCTGTATGCCGTAAACAATCCGGTCACCGTGTCGATTTCCTGCTGGGTGTGGGGTGCCTACCTGGGGGAGGAGGGCGTCCGTAACGGTATTCGCGGCAAGGTGTCCTCCTATGCGCGGATGCACGTCAACACGCATATGACCAAATCCAAGGCCGGCGGGAACTACATCAACTCGATCCTCGCCAAGCGCGAGGTGTCGCTTGCCGGTTACGAGGAAGCGATCATGCTTGACACGGACGGCTACGTGTCTGAGTGCTCTGGTGAGAACATCTATGTCGTCAAGGACGGCGTGATCAAAACCCCGCCCCTTACCGCCGTGCTGAACGGCATCACGCGTAATTCGGTCATCCGAATCGCCAGGGACGAGGGACTCACGCTCGTGGAGGGCCGGTTCACCCGGGACGAGATGTACGTGGCCGACGAGGTGTTCATGAGCGGCACGGCGGCGGAACTGACGCCGATCCGCGAGATTGACGACCGTCCGGTCGGAACGGGCAAACCGGGACCGGTGACGAAGCTGCTCCAGGAACGTTACCGGCAGGCAGTCACGGGTGCGCTCCCCAAGTATGCCGACTGGGTGACCCGTTTCTAG
- a CDS encoding SDR family NAD(P)-dependent oxidoreductase, giving the protein MKNLRGKLAVVTGASSGIGRATALALADRGCDLALADVNEAGLAETAKLVASSGSKVSRHLVDVARKDLMELFAAEVARTHGRVNIVINNAGVSVTAPFEKHTLEDFEWIVGINFWGVVYGCKFFLPHLKAAGEGHIVNISSVFGLIGLPSQSSYAATKFAVRGFSESLRAELTGQNIGVTCVHPGGINTNIVKSARFSEEMAQQMRVKAVKFFETKALPPSSVANAIVRGIRNNEARVLVARETFAIDLVKRVFPVWASELVGRNRDRFMGK; this is encoded by the coding sequence GTGAAGAATCTCAGGGGCAAACTTGCGGTTGTGACCGGCGCATCGAGCGGCATCGGCCGGGCGACGGCATTGGCGCTGGCGGACAGGGGTTGCGATCTGGCGCTGGCGGACGTGAACGAGGCTGGCCTCGCCGAGACGGCGAAACTCGTTGCCTCCAGCGGGAGCAAGGTGAGCCGGCATCTGGTGGATGTGGCCCGGAAGGACCTGATGGAACTGTTCGCCGCCGAGGTTGCCAGGACCCACGGCCGGGTGAATATCGTCATCAACAATGCCGGTGTATCGGTCACAGCACCGTTCGAAAAACACACGCTCGAGGATTTCGAATGGATCGTCGGGATCAACTTCTGGGGCGTCGTTTACGGCTGCAAGTTCTTCCTTCCGCACCTGAAAGCGGCGGGTGAGGGCCATATCGTCAATATTTCCAGCGTGTTTGGCCTGATCGGGCTGCCATCGCAGTCATCCTATGCCGCGACCAAGTTCGCCGTCCGGGGATTCAGTGAATCGCTCCGGGCCGAACTCACGGGCCAGAATATCGGCGTTACCTGCGTTCACCCCGGCGGAATCAATACCAACATCGTCAAGAGCGCCCGGTTCTCCGAGGAGATGGCCCAGCAGATGCGCGTCAAGGCCGTGAAGTTCTTCGAGACGAAAGCCCTGCCGCCCTCGTCTGTGGCGAACGCGATCGTCCGGGGCATCCGGAACAATGAGGCACGGGTGCTGGTGGCCCGCGAGACGTTCGCCATTGATCTGGTGAAACGGGTATTCCCGGTCTGGGCGAGCGAACTGGTCGGCCGGAACCGGGACCGTTTCATGGGCAAGTAG
- a CDS encoding tetratricopeptide repeat protein: MPLFDFKSVDSRGHPYEGRMAAASASEVRETLEGRGFVRISVQEYTQDDRIPPAAAPVRQMGRLSRGEVDRMEGPDNPAPGIDLETIGTSDAENAEIRTVMQGLRRSALWFLALRMAIFGLVALLLAAGMGVVDISVPDQTVLFVIALVLLVVQFALVRSARRGPLAPLAEWQRLRQKAQYRKAAMLLERVHSQSVFIRRVLPEGYYHGELAILYAMDGDRSRAFEELARAEAARLREPFLSYRKATVYRALKEFAEAEQHYRRALEIDPGSSMLRAELALLYLEAGRDFDQAENLLKEALTQGGSPRSIGLLTGYLGAVSFRRGRIDEADRNIEEGLRNLMPIRGLSPLSGVAAELFYYRALVQKALGHRRRALRALRQARKNTHDPQLLSRISSAEKEIRGT; this comes from the coding sequence ATGCCGCTGTTTGATTTCAAATCGGTCGATTCGCGCGGGCATCCCTATGAGGGGCGAATGGCTGCCGCGTCCGCATCGGAAGTGCGGGAGACTCTTGAAGGACGGGGTTTTGTCCGGATTTCGGTCCAGGAATACACGCAGGACGACAGGATCCCGCCTGCTGCCGCCCCCGTCCGCCAGATGGGCCGCCTCAGCCGGGGCGAAGTGGACCGGATGGAGGGGCCCGACAACCCGGCCCCCGGTATTGACCTTGAGACGATCGGCACAAGCGATGCCGAAAACGCCGAAATACGCACCGTCATGCAGGGGTTACGCCGGAGCGCACTCTGGTTCCTGGCGCTCCGCATGGCGATTTTCGGGCTTGTCGCGCTGCTGCTGGCTGCGGGCATGGGGGTGGTGGATATCTCAGTGCCTGACCAGACGGTTCTCTTTGTAATCGCGCTGGTCCTGTTGGTGGTTCAGTTCGCGCTGGTCCGGTCGGCCCGGCGGGGTCCGCTTGCGCCGCTCGCCGAGTGGCAGCGTTTGAGGCAGAAGGCCCAGTACCGGAAAGCCGCCATGCTCCTGGAGCGGGTGCATTCACAGTCGGTATTCATCCGCCGTGTGCTGCCCGAGGGGTATTACCACGGCGAACTGGCGATCCTGTATGCGATGGATGGCGACCGCTCCCGCGCATTCGAGGAACTCGCCCGCGCCGAGGCGGCCCGGCTGAGGGAACCGTTCCTTTCCTACCGAAAGGCGACCGTTTACCGGGCATTGAAGGAGTTTGCTGAAGCCGAGCAGCATTACCGGCGGGCACTGGAGATCGATCCCGGCTCGTCGATGCTCCGGGCCGAACTGGCCCTGCTCTATCTGGAGGCCGGACGGGATTTCGACCAGGCCGAAAACCTGCTCAAGGAGGCGCTCACGCAGGGGGGCTCTCCGCGCAGCATTGGCCTCCTGACCGGGTATCTCGGAGCGGTGTCATTCCGCCGAGGTCGGATTGACGAGGCGGACCGGAACATTGAGGAGGGGCTGAGGAACCTGATGCCGATACGGGGCCTGTCACCGCTCTCTGGTGTCGCTGCCGAGCTTTTCTACTACCGGGCGCTCGTCCAGAAGGCCCTTGGACACCGGCGGCGTGCGCTTCGGGCGCTCCGCCAGGCACGGAAGAATACCCACGATCCACAGCTCCTGAGCCGCATTTCCAGTGCTGAAAAGGAGATACGGGGCACCTGA
- the cyaY gene encoding iron donor protein CyaY, giving the protein MTESEYLIAVDDFLRRIEDAVDALGREDIELSPGDGKLSIDFEDGSKLILSRQRAVQQIWLAEPRGGWHYSAGSGGRWLCDKRGTDLVRDLETLVGARLGKPVKLE; this is encoded by the coding sequence ATGACCGAATCCGAATATCTGATAGCCGTTGATGATTTCCTGCGACGCATCGAGGATGCCGTCGATGCGCTGGGCCGCGAGGATATCGAACTGTCGCCCGGCGACGGCAAGCTCTCCATTGATTTCGAGGACGGCAGCAAGCTGATCCTGAGCCGCCAGCGGGCCGTGCAGCAGATCTGGCTCGCCGAGCCCAGGGGCGGCTGGCACTATTCGGCCGGAAGCGGAGGCCGCTGGCTGTGTGACAAGCGGGGGACGGATCTCGTGCGAGATCTGGAAACGCTTGTCGGTGCCAGGCTGGGTAAGCCGGTAAAGCTCGAATAG
- a CDS encoding enoyl-CoA hydratase/isomerase family protein has product MTTDRVHYSLDGRIGIIRLDDGKANAMQGELFDQLGKALDRAEADKVSALIITGREKFFSGGLDLKALPMLKKDELTKTLAAFPVLMQRVFLFPAPVICASNGHALAGGMVLYLMGDVRIAVDNDAHKYGLNETAIGLPLPSWVVATCAQTIPHRYHMDMMVHARVMPPKETHRREVTQELVASADDLMPKAMEKAKELSKLIPAAYIATKLRLRKPPVDIANARAAEEVSGFLSTGPFANLK; this is encoded by the coding sequence ATGACGACTGACCGTGTCCACTACTCCCTCGACGGCCGTATCGGCATCATCCGCCTCGATGACGGCAAGGCCAATGCCATGCAGGGCGAGCTGTTTGACCAGCTCGGCAAGGCGCTGGATCGCGCCGAAGCCGACAAGGTCTCCGCCCTCATCATCACCGGCCGGGAAAAATTCTTCTCCGGCGGGCTGGACCTCAAGGCCCTGCCGATGCTGAAAAAGGATGAGCTGACAAAAACCCTTGCTGCCTTCCCCGTGCTGATGCAGCGGGTATTTCTATTCCCGGCGCCGGTGATCTGCGCCTCGAACGGGCACGCACTCGCGGGCGGCATGGTGCTCTATCTCATGGGCGATGTCCGCATCGCCGTGGACAACGACGCGCATAAATACGGCCTGAACGAGACGGCCATCGGCCTGCCGCTGCCTTCATGGGTTGTCGCCACCTGTGCACAGACGATCCCCCACCGCTACCACATGGACATGATGGTGCACGCCCGCGTGATGCCCCCGAAGGAAACCCACCGCCGGGAAGTGACGCAGGAACTCGTGGCCTCGGCGGATGACCTCATGCCGAAGGCGATGGAAAAGGCCAAAGAACTGTCGAAGCTGATCCCCGCCGCCTACATCGCCACCAAGCTCAGGCTTCGAAAACCGCCGGTAGACATCGCCAACGCCCGGGCCGCCGAGGAAGTCTCCGGTTTCCTCTCCACCGGGCCATTTGCGAACCTGAAGTAG
- a CDS encoding SDR family oxidoreductase: MGKPLEGRVAIVTGGGGALGRSHSLTLSSLGAKVVVNDLGGSLKGEGADKTSAQKVVDEIKAKGGEAVANYDTISTHEGGEAVVKSAVDAFGKVDIVINNAGFLRDVSFGKMTDDDWLAIIGVHLTGAYYVTKAAWPRLKDQNYGRIIMTASAAGIYGNFGQANYSAAKMGLLGLGQTLAHEGKKNNINVNVIAPIARSRLTETVMPPPMLENLKPEFVSPLVAYLCSEECKETGGIFEVGGGFFTKIAWYRSPGLGLKITEPITYDAIKENFSKITDFTNAKMCRTIQESTMAVMANLSKK, encoded by the coding sequence ATGGGTAAGCCACTTGAAGGCAGGGTAGCCATTGTCACCGGAGGCGGCGGTGCGCTGGGCCGCTCCCACTCGCTCACGCTCTCGTCGCTGGGCGCCAAGGTCGTCGTGAATGACCTCGGCGGCTCGCTGAAGGGCGAAGGTGCCGACAAGACCTCGGCCCAGAAGGTTGTCGACGAGATCAAGGCCAAGGGCGGCGAGGCCGTTGCGAACTACGACACCATCTCCACCCATGAGGGCGGCGAAGCGGTCGTGAAAAGCGCCGTCGATGCCTTCGGCAAGGTCGATATCGTCATCAACAACGCAGGCTTCCTGCGCGACGTCTCGTTCGGCAAGATGACCGACGACGACTGGCTGGCCATCATCGGCGTGCACCTGACGGGCGCGTACTACGTCACCAAGGCCGCCTGGCCCCGCCTGAAGGACCAGAACTACGGCCGTATCATCATGACCGCCTCGGCCGCCGGTATTTACGGCAACTTCGGCCAAGCCAACTACTCGGCAGCCAAGATGGGCCTGTTGGGTCTGGGGCAGACGCTCGCCCACGAAGGCAAGAAGAACAACATCAACGTGAATGTGATCGCCCCGATCGCCCGCTCGCGCCTGACCGAAACCGTCATGCCTCCTCCCATGCTGGAGAACCTCAAGCCGGAGTTCGTCTCCCCGCTGGTGGCCTACCTGTGCTCGGAAGAGTGCAAGGAAACCGGCGGCATCTTCGAGGTCGGTGGCGGCTTCTTCACGAAGATCGCCTGGTACCGCAGCCCCGGCCTGGGACTGAAGATCACCGAGCCGATCACCTACGATGCGATCAAGGAGAACTTCTCCAAGATCACCGACTTCACCAACGCCAAGATGTGCCGGACGATCCAGGAATCGACCATGGCCGTCATGGCCAACCTGTCCAAGAAGTAG
- the dapB gene encoding 4-hydroxy-tetrahydrodipicolinate reductase produces the protein MPKIRVAVAGAAGRMGQRNLALLAADPKSFSIAGALEHRSSPRLGEDAGTLIGKAQLGVRLTDDPAVALKSAQVMIDFTLPGASLALLPELARRRVALVLGTTGFSADGLKKIKAASGKIPIVMSPNFSVGVNVMLKLLEQGARLLDEDYDIEVVEMHHNQKKDAPSGTALKLAEVLCAATGRNMAKDLVYARQGDTGVRTRREIGVQTLRGGDVVGDHTVFFAGMGERIEITHRATSRDNFATGAVRAARWIVGKKTGLYSMHDVLGLR, from the coding sequence ATGCCGAAGATCCGCGTGGCCGTGGCCGGTGCTGCCGGACGCATGGGGCAGCGCAACCTCGCGCTGCTCGCAGCCGATCCAAAGTCGTTCAGTATCGCCGGCGCGCTGGAGCACCGGTCCTCGCCGCGCCTGGGTGAAGACGCCGGCACGCTCATCGGCAAGGCGCAACTGGGCGTCCGGCTCACGGACGACCCTGCCGTCGCCCTGAAAAGCGCGCAGGTCATGATCGACTTCACCCTGCCGGGGGCTTCGCTCGCCCTGCTCCCCGAACTGGCGAGGCGCCGGGTGGCTCTTGTCCTGGGCACTACCGGCTTCAGTGCGGACGGCCTGAAGAAGATCAAGGCCGCATCTGGAAAAATTCCCATCGTCATGTCGCCAAACTTTTCGGTCGGCGTGAACGTGATGCTGAAACTGCTGGAGCAGGGTGCCCGGCTGCTTGACGAAGACTACGACATCGAAGTGGTCGAGATGCACCACAACCAGAAGAAGGACGCACCGAGCGGAACGGCGCTTAAGCTCGCCGAGGTGCTGTGCGCGGCCACCGGCCGCAACATGGCCAAAGACCTTGTTTATGCCCGGCAGGGCGACACCGGCGTACGCACCAGGCGCGAAATCGGCGTCCAGACGCTCCGTGGCGGTGACGTCGTGGGCGACCACACGGTCTTTTTCGCAGGTATGGGCGAGCGAATCGAAATCACCCACCGGGCCACAAGCCGGGACAACTTCGCCACCGGCGCTGTCAGGGCTGCCCGCTGGATCGTGGGCAAAAAGACCGGCCTGTACTCCATGCACGACGTGCTGGGACTCCGGTAA